The genomic segment TGTTGATCGTGGGCTGGTCGCTGGGGCCGGTGTACTGTGCGTGGGCGCCGGCGGCGACCAGCAACGTGCCGGAGGCAACCAGCAAGGGCAGGGCAATGCGGGAGATCGGGTTCATGAGTAAGGCTCCATAAGGGGGTTTGATGTGCCGCCGGTTGGCGACGACGGCGAGACTCTGGCAAACCCAATCACACGGTTTCATGAACGGTGCGTTCACAAATTGTTCACAGCCTTTCCCGGTATAAGCCCGCGCATGGAATGGAAGAATTGGCTACTGGCCTTCACCGTGTTCGTCAGCCCCCTGGCATTTGCCGACGATGATGATGACGAGCGCGAGGCGCTGCGGCGCTCGGTGGAGCGCGGCGAGGTGGTGCCGCTGATGACGCTCATCACCCGCATCCAGAATGAATATCGGGGCGAGATCATCGAGGTGGAACTTGAGTACGACGACGGGCGGCTGGAGTACGAGATCGACTTGTTGACACCCGACGGCCACAAGATCGAGTTCGAGTTCGACGCTCGAACCGGCGAGCAACTGGAAGTCAAAGGCCGCGGTCTGCGCGACGCCCGCCGGTGAGAATCCTCATCGCCGAAGACGATGCCGCCATCGCCTCGGGCGTTGCCGAGCTTTTGCAGCGGGCGGGCTTCGTTACCGACCTGGCGCCCGACGGCGGCCACGCCGACTATCTGGTGCGCACCGAAACCTATGACGCCGTGGTGCTGGACCTCGGCCTGCCGGTACACGATGGCCTGAGCCTGCTGCGTGGTTGGCGGGAGGATGGCCTGTCGGTGCCGGTGCTGATTCTCACTGCCCGGGCGCGGTGGCCCGATAAGGCAGCAGGCTTCTCGGCCGGCGCGGATGACTATGTCGCCAAGCCCTTTGAGCCCATGGAGGTGGTGGTGCGGGTGCAGGCGCTGGTGCGGCGCAGCCGCGGTCAGTCACGCGTGGTGCTGAACTTTGGTGAGGTGGCCCTCGACACCGGGCGCGGCGAGGTGACGGTGGCCGGCATGCCGGTGCCGTTGACCGCGCAGGAATATCGTTTGCTGGTCTATTTGGCGCTGGCCGCCGACCGGGTGGTGACCCGCACCGAGCTCAGTGAACATGTTTACGAACGCGATCGTGACCCCGACTCCAACGTGCTGGATGTGCTCATCGGCCGCATCCGCCGCAAGCTGCCGGCACCGTTGATCGAGACCGTGCGCGGCCGGGGGTTCATGATTCGCCAGGCCCAGGGAGAATGAATCCGGGTGTCGCCACCCGCCTGACCCTGGTCGCCGGCCTGACCCTGGTGCTGTTGTTGCCGCTGGCGTCAGCCCTGCTGTCAAAGGCATTTCGCGAGCCGGTCACCCACGCCTTTGACGAGCGCCTGCATGCCCTGGTTGAAACCCTTGCCGGGCAGATCGAGGTCGATGCCGATGGTCAACTGGTGCGACGCCGCGACTTTCCCGACCCGCTGTTCGCGCGCATTTATTCGGGCTGGTACTGGCAGATCATGCAGGGGGATCGTGTGGCTGAAACCTCACGCTCACTGTGGGACACACGGCTGAACCTGCCCACCCTGAACGACGGCGCGCGCCATTTGCGCACGCTCACCGGACCGCGTGACGAGGCGGTGCGCACGGCAATCCTGCGCATGTCGCTGCCGGATCAGGACGTGCCGGTGCTGATTCTCGTCGCCGGGCCGCAGGCGCATATTGATGCCGAAGTGAAGATCGTGGTGCGCCGCCTGGGGATGACGCTGGGCGCGCTGGGGGTCATTCTGTTTGTCGTGTTCGTGGTGCAGATTCGCTGGGGCTTGGCGCCGCTGCGACGGATGACCGATGACCTGCAGGCGGTGCGCGCCGGTGAGCG from the Polycyclovorans algicola TG408 genome contains:
- a CDS encoding PepSY domain-containing protein, producing the protein MEWKNWLLAFTVFVSPLAFADDDDDEREALRRSVERGEVVPLMTLITRIQNEYRGEIIEVELEYDDGRLEYEIDLLTPDGHKIEFEFDARTGEQLEVKGRGLRDARR
- a CDS encoding response regulator transcription factor, with protein sequence MRILIAEDDAAIASGVAELLQRAGFVTDLAPDGGHADYLVRTETYDAVVLDLGLPVHDGLSLLRGWREDGLSVPVLILTARARWPDKAAGFSAGADDYVAKPFEPMEVVVRVQALVRRSRGQSRVVLNFGEVALDTGRGEVTVAGMPVPLTAQEYRLLVYLALAADRVVTRTELSEHVYERDRDPDSNVLDVLIGRIRRKLPAPLIETVRGRGFMIRQAQGE